GACGAAGATGAGCGCGCCAAGGCTCACGACCACCCTGGTAGACATACCGTTTTTGATGGGGGGCCAGGACGCTGGACACGTGACAGCGGACATGAAGCAATCGTCGGAACAGTACGCTCTATCGGCGCCTTCAGCAgcctgcgtggcggcggcgaacaGAACAGACGCAACAGATACCAACTCCTGCGAAGGGTCCGTTACCGAAACGGTCGTGATTGAGGACTTCGAAGCTGAACCGCCGGAGGATCCTGACCTGGAGGCCTACGTGGCCAAGTACACGCACATcagcgagcggcagcgtcagcgcagCGAATCGACTCTCTCGGTGAAGGAAACGTTGAACAGTAGCGGCGCTGCCAGCGCTGAAGATAAGGTGATTGCGGCACCGTGTTTGTCCCACTCGCTCCCCTCTGCGCAGGGACACCAAGTCGTTGCTGTGGCTGGTGTTGGCTGCCCTCCAAACGTGTCTAGAGCGGCAGGCACAAAGGCTGCTACTGTCGCCACGACTAGCATGCACGCCAATGTTCTCTGCCACGAGTACAGCCGCGAGTGCATCAAGGACTACCGCCGTGTCGTGGCCGCCGACAATGAGATCTTCTACAGCGAGTTTGAGCGGCTGAtgtcgctgcggtgcgcaggCTCGCTGGCGAAGGTGATGAGCGAGTACGTGTCGAACAATCAGCACTTGCAGCAGCCGATTCAGAGTAGTGCTGTGTACAATAAGTTCGTGGAGAGGTGCCACGCGCTCTTGCGCAGGACCCCGCGTCTCTCCGTGGACAAAGAGCGGATGACGATAATGCAGGAGGGCGTGGAACGGTACGTCACGTCACGCCTCTACCACCAACTCTTCAACGTTTCTGAGGACGAGCGGCGCAAAAACGAGCGAATGCAGCAGAAGCTCCTCCGGCTGGAGAACATGGCGCCAGCTGATTTGGATGCGCTGCCAGAGGTGGAGCGGCACCACGTGTGGGGCCAGGCGATGTTTGAGCTGGATGGCATGGACTTCTTCAAGTCTCCGCGAGAGAAGCTGCGGTGTGGAATGCGGTCATGCGAGCTGTTAAGCCTCGCGGTCGGTGACATTCTTGGACAGCGCCGCGAAGCCAAGCGAGCAGAGAAGGCTGCCAAAACCGCCGCCTCCGGGAACGCCGGTGGTGTTCCGCTGGCGTTCGGTGCTGATGAGTTTTTGCCTTGCTTTCTCTTGCTTGTGCTCCGCGCTCGTCCGCTGAGCTTTGTACAGAACGTGCTCTACATTGAAAAGTTCCGTTGTCCCGCCCTCATGTCAACGGAGGAGTCGTACTGTCTTGCGACACTGCAGTCGTCCTTGCTATTCTGGGAGAACTACGGTGAGGACGGACAGATGAATCCGGCCTGTGCCACAGCTTCCACGTCTGGTAGCGCTGAAGTGACGTCGCACAACGTGGGCTCAGCAAGCATGCGCGCACTCACCaaggcgccgccgtcacttTCGGGGATAatgcagccacagcagccaccgccacacaTGACGGAGAACGATCTGCTGCCCTCTGTGCGACAGGCGTCCTCTACTGGTCGCCAGCAGACCAGGGTGACAAACATCAGTCAACCAGGCagtgaagcagcagcagtctcTGAGGGGAAacggatggaggaggaggcgccaaCCGTCCTGGATGTGCTGTTTGGCTGGGCGAACCGGAACTTGGCCCCGCTCGCCAGTGAGATTGGCCTTGGTGGAAAAGCCGGTGCCTCGGATGGAGACGGATCCGCACGTCAGCGTGACAGCCACGGTACTAAGCCGGCTTCTATCACTGGCTCAGGTGCGGTCGCACACCTGTCCCCACCGCGGGGCACCGTCGCGGCGTTCACCTCCGGCAACGGAAGGGCCGATGTAGGGCAAGATACAAGCGTTTCTGCTGATGTCTTCCACACCGCCTTAGCACCAGCAGTATCACCGCCCCACTGTGATTCCAATATGTCTTCGCGCACCCGTGTGCGGCAGCTTCTGGTGGCGCAGAATAAGACCTTTGAACAGCTCACGTTGGCAGAGCTGCAGATGATTGTCGAAGAAGCTCGGCAACTCCTACTCGAGGGGAAGTAGACAAGCGCTTGTCTGTCACGCATTGGGAgaccttttttttttcgattTTGTTATTTGGCGGTGGCgggtagagagagagagcaggaaAAGGAGGCGTATATCTGTGAGCAAATGTGGAGGCGTGAGGCGGCCGTGCCGTGTCTCTGTCCTCTGCGGCTCCGTGCCCTTCGTGTGATTCTCTTCTTTGCTGCCTTCGTCAGTGGACGATAGCAACGGCGCTCGCTATTTGTTCTTCTTGCGATTTCCCGTCACCTTCTCGGAGTGGTTCGTTTtttcgggggggggggcctgtGTCCCGCCCGCGAGCGTGCCTTTCTCGGGGTTCTTTCGCTTGTACGCATATGTGGCAGGGCTTTTTCAGCTCAGCTGTGTTCGACAGTGCCTCGCGAACAACGACCTCTGCTATCGCTAGTGCCCTCCACTTCCTCGTACCCCTGTGGCGAGACCCTCACGTGTgtcttctgtttttttttttttcgttgtttggTAGCAGTTCCGATGTCGGCTGTTTGTTGTTCCCCTTTTTTCCGTTTGCGCATCCTCCGTGCTCTTCGCCGCGTTTTTGCTTGTTGTCTCCTCTGCATCGCACTAGGTGCGCGTTCTTGGTCTCTCCGTCACCGTTTGCTGCCGAAGAAGTGTCTTTGCTATGAGCCCCTGTGCACCTGCGATCGGTGAAACCCTTGTTTCTGCTTTTTGTGTGTATCtcgcgggggaggggggagggagatgcCCTTGGCGCTGCACCCTGTGTAGCgtacgccccccccccctctttttttgtaTCCGTGACGGCTGTGCAGCGAACCACGCGGTGCGAGATGAAAAAAGGCATCGATCACCATTCGTcgcctttttgtttgtggCAAAGCGGTTTCGTCAGCATACCGCTCTCCCCCAGAAGAACCAAAAGATGAACATGACTATGTGTGTTGCTCCCCCTCCATGACCGCTCGTCGCTCGGCACGGCAATTTCATTCGTCGCTTCCTGCTCGACTCCCTCTTCTGTTTGCTCTTCtccaagcacgcacgcacacaggcacataCACAGAAGGCCGAGCATAGTGTCCGTCGCACGCCATCCTTCTCTACTCGCCTCTCGTAATAACGGTGCAGTCGCGCGTCTCAAACATACTCCGCGAGAAAGGGGAAAGTCGATTCGCTCGTTTTTTTCTCTGGTTTACAACGAAGAAGCCTTTCCTGCTCGCATGCTGAGGCCCAGTCGCCTTGTCAGTCTGTCAGCAACCATCCTTGGCACTCACCTACACATGTCCGCGGAGCAGCACACtgaggcgcaggtggcggagctggagaagcgTGCAACAAGCGCTGAGAAGCAGCTTCAGGCACTGAGGATGAAGCTGGAaaacggcgccggcgccgctgccagcggtGCCGAAGTGGAGGTCCGTCTGCGTGAGCTGCTGAAACTCATGTGCGAGGACCGCGATGAATGCGAGACGATACGCGCTCAGCGTGACGAGCTCATGGAGGAGAACGCCCGCCTGCGGGCGCAGGTGATGAAGAGCGAGTACCGCATCAAGCACCTTCTCCGAACTATTGAGGAGATTGAAAAGCCTGGTGCGCCGCAGTAAGATGCAGAGCACACAGATACACGCAGGGATGGGACAAGGAAACGTGAAGGTGCTCGATGACTCGCGGTGGCTTTGATTCTTTTCATTGTTTGCTTCATTGTGCTGTCGCAAGAGCAGGAGTCGTCCTATGCCATCTATGCGCTGGGCGCATCTGGCCCGCTAAAACTGATGAGACTTTTTGTGCGTGTTAGAGCTGCGTGAGCACATCCAGGtgctcccccctcttcccctcccaaaaaaaaagggaaagcgAAAACGTTACTCGACATAAAAGCAATACTGAAGCACGAgagcacgtgcgtgcatgttCGCCGAATGTGTCTAGTCAGACATCGACGTGTGGGCGCCACAAAACAAAGGGGAAAGCTAAGGTATTTTCTCTTCGCACAGTCGACTTCTCTGACGCTTGCCTTTCATGGGAGCGGTTCAGCTGTGTCGCTGTTCCCTagtcgacacacacacacacacactctcacCTGTGTGATGCGGCACTCGCCATCTCCATCCTTCCCTTTCATTTCGCATCTCCTTCGACTTTCAACTCTCTTCCTGGCAGCAATCAGACTTCTTGCAAtgtgcccctccctccgaCGTTGGGTAGTCGGTCCGTACATCTCGGCTATCTTTCGCTTGCCGACCCTGCTCTGCTCTCCCACGTTTCGGGCGCTGACCCGCTGTTGCTCTGTTGCTCGACGCGTTGCATAGCATCAAGCGAAAACTAAGAGTAACGTCCCTTTTACACCTGTTCTCTAGACGTgtacgcatatatatatatatatgtagcCGGGAACCCCGCCTAAAAGCTTGTTCTCATTAGCGTGTAGCGATGAAGGAGTACACACGTGAGGAAGTAGCAATGCATTGCACTTCGCAGGACTACTGGGTCATCGTGGACGGGCATGTCTATCACTTGGATGCCGAGTTTGTTACGATGCGGCACCCCGGCGGGCTGATTATCTTGGAGTCGGCCGGCAAGGACGGGTCCGTGATGTTTCACGAGCACCACAATTCTGAACGGGTGAAACCCATTCTGGTGGAGTACTGCATTGGTAAACTCAAGAAGTAATACAGCTGCGCTTTCGAGCACGGCGAACGCTCGCGGTGTCGCGATGGTGGATTTGTCCGGCAGATTAGCGAGAGCGGATGTGAGCGCCTGGATGTCTGTGTTGGCACGAGCGTCTACATTCCCTCTGcactggaggaggagctgggcATGTTTCCCAAAAGAGTTCCTTTCTTGCTGTATTGCGTATTTATTTTCTTCTCCTgttctgtctgtgtgctttCGCCCGCCCTTGTACTGCTCTTGCGGTGTCTTGGACAGCTCGAAGGCGGGGCGTTTCGCGACCAAAAAGAAAGAGACGACGGCTCGCGTCCGATTAGCTGGTGGGAACGCTCTTCGAAGagatttttttttctgctcaCAGGTGGCGTCCTGTAAACGAGGGGCACGCGCACTTGCTGCTCTGTGAATCGGTGTCGAACTACTGCCCGAACGATTCACGAAAAAGAGCCGCTTGCGCGCTCTCTGTTGTGTCTTCgacccctccccacacacccctTTTACACATCCCTCGACAGTCcagcgtgtgcacgcgcacacgtcaTTTTCTTCTCATTCCTTGGCtgcacctccctctcccctctcctgcaacgacgacgactgcCTGCTTGTTcgcacgcgcatacacatCGGCACCGAAACTCACGCGTATACGGACATATGTTGGTGCGCACGCCATATTTCACGTCCTTCAGAGCGCACCTCGTCGTTTTTGTTGGCTGTCATCTCGACGCCATTGtttgtgtctgcgtgcgggAAGTCTCGTTCCCACCTTCCATTTTCTCTTctacaccgacacacacgcgctcccGCACACGCGGCGTTGCGTTTGTAGTCCTCCCTGATCGAGGGAGTGCCAAAGACGGGAAATAGACGAGATCGCAGATCCGAACGTACTCGAGGGGACGCGCGATCGACAGAGTTGTGGTGCTTGTGCAAGAGGTGGTGTAGCGCGTTTCACTGTATCTACACAGCAAGGCGTGCACATGCAGCCGCAATTCACGCACGGACCTGTGTGCGTTCGCGTGCGCTCAACTCGTTAACGTGCGTGTTTACGCTGAGGCTGTGTCTGCAGTGAAATCCTCCCATTGAACTCTCTTCCTGTATAGATATACGTAGCGAGGTGACCGGTGTCCTTAGAGAGTGGACGCTTACGTCCGCCGATCGCCgtctgccccccccccctgcgaCCTCCTCTGCTTTcacgcctcctctccctcttcttcttccacAGCCAGTCAGTGAGGCTTGGTTGTCCTCCCAAAGAGCTTCCGTCTCATTTCTCATCAAGGGTGTTCTTCAACGTTCTCCCTTTGCCGCGTTTTTACAGACGGTCAGACCGAAcgaaaccaaaaaaaaaacgacgaTATCAGGATCAACCACCGAAGTGCGTGCATCGATACATCCTGTGATgctcttttctttccttttcaTTGCGGATTCCTGCCTTCACGCTCGACTTCTCAGCTTCCTTCAAGGTCTCTTCCCACTCCCCTGAGTGCATTAGAACCAAGACCCAGTTATCtagcccctcccccttttgtTACATCTTCACTCGGTGAAACGGGGGACGTCGGAAGGAAGGGCTGACTAGGACTCCCGTGAGTGCAGAACACAAACCATTGCACAGTACCTTTCTGCCACCTTGAGTCATAGGGCGGCGGGTGCAGGCAGCACGATCGTGCACGCCCTGCTGATGTGATTGGTCAGCTATTCctatgctgctgctgacaAGGCCTATTCCCTTCTCTATAGtgttctcttcctctcctttcccgcccctcttctctcttgcacTGGCGAAGGAACGGAAGTACTCATACATCTTTACTTCCTCCCCGTTTCGACTCGCGGGAGTCTGTGTGTTTTCCTCTGTGTTTTTTGGGCGCTGCATCGGCGACGTATATATTTACATTTGCGAGACAACGGCGTACGACTCAAGAAGGGCGCGGAGTTGGCGGTgcgttttctcttttttcttttctcttgaGTGactgtatgtgtgtgctcctGTGGCAGAGTATACACGGATACGAACGCGTGCacgcaacaaaaaaaaggaaccAAGCAGAGGTGCGTCACGTCGACGCAAGGCAACGAGGGATCCGAGCCAACAGACGAAGACACAAGACCGCGTCTACCACAAgtacccccccccaaaaaaaaataaaacaGCTGAAACCCGAAAGCGTGTTTTTACAGGTGTGCAGTTGTCTTTGTGTTTACGTGAGTACGTGCTGTGGTAACAAAGCGTTCTTCTAGAGCTTGCTCACAAaccacgcagctgctgtccaccttgccctctccctccactcTTGACCTCCTCGGTCACGTGGCCTTCGCTCTTTGAGCTGTTTTaccgcttttttttttccgtgaCGGAGTCGTAGATCACGCGTGCTTTCTCCTCTTCAgttctttgtgtgtttgtgtgtctgtgtctgtacCTTTCACGTATCCTCTGATCGCGTCTGtggcgctcttctctctgcgtgtgtgtttgcagTGCTTTCATTGAGGACACTTTTACTTCTTTGTTTGTGCCTTtctttctgtttttcttctctgtttctctgctTTCCTTGGCGTGTCGCCCACCTCTCACCCAGCACTTTTCggttttctttgttttgcttTATTGTGTTTTTGCCGCTCCACTTTCTCTGTGTCGCTCTTTCCCACCTTCttccaccctcctcccccgacactctcctcccccctccccctccttctggTCTCCTTGTGTGCTTTTTGTGGGAGCACCCGTGCTGTTATTTTTCCATTTTGTTTTAACCCCTTCTGTGCCTCTTTGCTTGTGTGGATTTGAAACGAAACCTCCTCAGTCGTGTGGAGTTGCGTTGGCGCACGAAAACTATATGTTGGCTGGCTTCGtttttttcccccttttccatCTTTTTGTGCCCtcatgtgtgtgttctctgtgcggtttttttttgtgtgtgctttgCATTAcctccttcttcctctccgttgttgttgcccgTGTGAGGGCTCGTTTATTTTATCCCCCGCCCGTTTAGGCTTTGTCCCTGCTTTTCCGACCACCCTTTTCCCGTCCCTTTTGCGGTGTCGTCGCGCTGTGCTAGATCCCTCTTCCTTCAGTTTTCTTGTTGGTGTTGCGTGCTCCCTCCCAACTCACGTTTGCCATCAATTGTTTTGTGATTCGGTGCTGTGTCTTCTGTTTTGTTCCTGTGGTCTGCGCGCCTCCGAGAAGCCCTTCTAACGCAGACGTGGTCAGCTCGCATTGGAACGAGTTAGCTGGCCGCTCTTTAGGACTTCGACAACTTCACGTCACACTTGGCTTCTCGTCTTCCGCGCACGCCGGGCACTCTAACGTTATCCCACAGATTGCGCATCTAAGGATCGTGGCagtgtgcgtgggtggcaTAACGCTGGTGGTGAGGTCACTAGTTGAAGACAGAGTAAAGGACGTGACGAAGCAGCCTCGTGCACACTGGAAAGCCCATTGCACGTGAAAGACACACGCAGAAAGTATTGCCAAGGTAGAGAGCAGGTTTTCacagcgcagacgcgcgGTGGGGTTGGTT
The window above is part of the Leishmania major strain Friedlin complete genome, chromosome 36 genome. Proteins encoded here:
- a CDS encoding putative cytochrome b5 1 — encoded protein: MKEYTREEVAMHCTSQDYWVIVDGHVYHLDAEFVTMRHPGGLIILESAGKDGSVMFHEHHNSERVKPILVEYCIGKLKK